The following are from one region of the Leptospira selangorensis genome:
- a CDS encoding valine--tRNA ligase, translating to MKKQISDRYEPTSVEPKWISLWEKEKSFEPNLKAGESFTIVLPPPNVTGSLHIGHALNHTIQDILTRIERKKGKSALWVPGTDHAGIATQVVVERELAKEGKKRTDFTREEFEKKVWEWKEHSGGMIQNQQKLLGESVDWSRSRFTMDEGLSKAVFKVFKTLYDEGLIYRGERIINWCPKTLTAISDLEVEHREVKGKLYHLRYPIVGQPGKYLIVATTRPETMFGDVAVAAHPDDERYKSLKGAELELPLTDRKIPLLFDSFVDKEFGSGLVKITPAHDPNDFEAGQRLGLKPLLVMNPNATLNENARKYAGLERFVARKKVIDDLQALGLVEKIEEHTHSIGHNSRGGEIIEPYLSTQWFCKMKPLAELAIQAVQSGETEFVPKLWEKTFYEWMNNIRDWCISRQLWWGHRIPAYHCKNCKHIEVSETNIHNCPKCNSTEVEQETDVLDTWFSSQLWPFSTLGWPENTEDLKKFYPTSVLVTGFDIIFFWVARMIMMGKKFLGKAPFQKVIIHGLVRDKEGKKFSKSIGNVIDPLDMMNKYGTDSFRFFLAATLPEAKDVLFDESRLDGYRSFCNKIWNSSRFILMNMDADWKLEDLESKYGSKLEPMDKWVLHRFNETLANYEKAYSKFLFFEMASQIYDFVWGDFCDWYIELVKPRIYGKLGEESQEIAKQVLASILIKALGLLHPFMPFLTEEIYEVFSEGDFLIQTPFPISYNVSAGDEGVQKTIILQDVVTQIRVQRAENGVPLDKKCKVILKSSESLVTSAVKDFEFSILQLARLESIEVNANYTGEKTDSVGAFRFGEVILPLAGMIDFEKERARIDKELQKLIQEEEKLASKLGNENFIAKANPDVIEKEKEKLKTVRDKKEVLQKGLEKLG from the coding sequence ATGAAGAAACAAATCAGCGATCGCTACGAACCTACCAGCGTAGAACCGAAATGGATCTCTCTCTGGGAGAAGGAAAAAAGTTTTGAGCCAAACCTCAAAGCAGGGGAATCTTTTACCATCGTCCTTCCTCCTCCTAACGTGACCGGAAGCCTTCATATTGGTCACGCACTCAATCATACTATCCAAGATATTCTGACCCGTATTGAACGTAAAAAAGGTAAATCCGCTCTTTGGGTTCCGGGCACTGACCATGCGGGGATTGCTACTCAAGTAGTTGTAGAAAGGGAACTTGCGAAAGAAGGCAAAAAGAGAACGGACTTCACAAGAGAAGAATTCGAAAAGAAAGTTTGGGAATGGAAGGAACATTCAGGTGGAATGATCCAAAACCAACAAAAGCTTTTGGGAGAATCCGTAGATTGGTCTCGTTCCAGATTCACCATGGACGAAGGGTTGTCCAAAGCTGTTTTCAAAGTTTTCAAAACATTATATGATGAAGGTTTAATATACAGAGGAGAAAGGATCATCAACTGGTGTCCTAAAACTCTGACTGCTATTTCCGATCTGGAAGTAGAGCATAGAGAAGTGAAAGGGAAACTTTATCATCTTCGTTATCCTATTGTCGGCCAACCAGGCAAATATCTGATCGTTGCTACTACAAGACCTGAAACTATGTTCGGAGACGTTGCAGTTGCGGCTCATCCGGATGACGAAAGATATAAATCTTTAAAAGGTGCGGAGTTGGAACTCCCACTGACAGATAGAAAGATCCCTCTCCTATTCGATTCTTTCGTAGATAAAGAATTCGGATCCGGTTTGGTTAAGATCACTCCGGCTCATGATCCGAACGACTTCGAAGCTGGACAAAGATTAGGGCTTAAACCATTATTAGTAATGAATCCTAATGCGACCCTGAATGAGAACGCAAGAAAATATGCAGGATTAGAAAGATTCGTAGCTCGTAAAAAAGTAATCGATGATCTGCAAGCTCTTGGTCTGGTAGAAAAGATAGAAGAGCATACTCATTCTATCGGTCATAACTCCAGAGGTGGAGAAATTATAGAACCTTATTTATCTACTCAGTGGTTCTGTAAAATGAAACCTTTGGCTGAACTTGCGATCCAAGCAGTTCAATCCGGAGAAACCGAGTTTGTTCCTAAACTTTGGGAAAAAACTTTCTACGAGTGGATGAACAATATTAGAGATTGGTGTATTTCTCGCCAGTTATGGTGGGGACATCGTATCCCTGCATATCATTGCAAAAACTGTAAGCATATAGAAGTTTCTGAGACTAATATTCACAACTGTCCTAAATGTAATTCCACAGAAGTGGAACAAGAAACTGATGTTTTAGATACTTGGTTCTCTTCTCAACTTTGGCCATTCTCCACCTTAGGTTGGCCAGAGAATACGGAAGATCTTAAAAAATTCTATCCTACTTCCGTTCTTGTAACCGGATTCGATATTATATTCTTCTGGGTAGCCAGAATGATCATGATGGGAAAGAAGTTTCTAGGTAAGGCTCCTTTCCAAAAAGTTATTATCCACGGATTAGTAAGAGATAAAGAAGGTAAGAAGTTTTCTAAATCCATAGGAAACGTTATCGATCCTTTGGACATGATGAATAAGTACGGAACCGATTCTTTCCGTTTCTTCTTAGCTGCTACTTTACCGGAAGCAAAAGATGTTCTTTTTGATGAAAGCAGATTAGACGGTTATCGTTCTTTCTGTAATAAGATCTGGAACTCCAGTCGTTTTATTCTTATGAATATGGATGCAGATTGGAAATTAGAAGATCTGGAATCTAAGTATGGTTCTAAATTAGAACCGATGGACAAATGGGTCCTTCATAGATTCAACGAAACTCTTGCGAATTACGAAAAAGCATATTCCAAATTTCTGTTTTTTGAAATGGCTTCTCAAATATATGATTTTGTTTGGGGAGATTTCTGCGACTGGTATATCGAGTTAGTTAAACCGCGAATTTACGGCAAACTCGGCGAAGAATCTCAAGAGATCGCAAAACAAGTACTTGCAAGTATTCTAATTAAAGCATTAGGACTTCTTCATCCTTTTATGCCTTTCTTAACCGAAGAAATTTACGAAGTATTTAGCGAAGGAGATTTTTTGATCCAAACTCCTTTTCCAATATCTTATAATGTTTCCGCCGGCGATGAAGGCGTTCAAAAAACGATTATTCTGCAAGATGTAGTAACCCAAATCCGTGTTCAAAGAGCGGAGAATGGTGTTCCATTAGATAAAAAATGTAAAGTGATCTTGAAATCTTCAGAATCTTTAGTTACTTCTGCAGTAAAAGACTTTGAGTTCTCTATCTTACAGTTAGCTCGTTTAGAAAGTATAGAAGTGAATGCAAACTATACCGGAGAAAAAACGGACTCGGTTGGAGCATTCCGTTTCGGAGAAGTAATTCTTCCATTAGCAGGAATGATAGACTTCGAAAAAGAAAGAGCACGTATAGACAAAGAATTGCAGAAATTGATCCAAGAAGAAGAGAAACTCGCTTCCAAATTAGGAAACGAGAACTTCATCGCAAAAGCGAATCCGGATGTGATCGAAAAAGAAAAAGAAAAACTCAAAACTGTCCGTGATAAAAAAGAAGTTCTCCAAAAAGGTTTGGAAAAACTAGGTTAA
- a CDS encoding iron chaperone: MLLYALVPTLPRLDSNSNPDVEDYLERTPSVRSEKLQDLVDSIREEFSDLRESLKYGMPTFERNGRWVAFSNHKSHLSIYFCEESFVRAFRAKYPKSENGKNCVLIKDKEKFPSSYLKTLLKKTLQ, encoded by the coding sequence ATGCTACTTTATGCTTTAGTTCCCACACTTCCTAGATTGGATTCAAATTCAAATCCAGATGTGGAGGACTATTTAGAAAGAACTCCTTCCGTAAGGAGTGAAAAATTACAGGATTTGGTGGATTCGATCCGAGAAGAATTTTCGGATCTTAGAGAAAGTTTGAAATATGGTATGCCTACTTTTGAAAGGAATGGGCGATGGGTCGCATTCTCGAACCATAAAAGTCATCTTTCTATCTATTTCTGTGAAGAATCTTTTGTAAGAGCATTTCGTGCCAAGTATCCGAAATCGGAAAATGGCAAGAACTGTGTGTTGATCAAGGATAAAGAGAAGTTCCCTTCTTCTTATTTGAAAACACTGCTCAAAAAGACCTTACAATAA
- a CDS encoding TetR/AcrR family transcriptional regulator, with product MIPAKISTKERILNESRRLFFEKGYETTSIQDILSALDIAKGTFYHHFQSKEELLEEIAVQFAKEAHAAMQAEIGDLGSEGSGLDKLRRALIVARNWKKGKSEEVRFLLESLFSASNLQLRDKIRRKSVDLSFPLFASLIVEGQQDGSLRSELRADHLTSIIFDLSDALGEKVAFYLLGRSKESEADLYDLMLSYHKTIEDLLGCPDGGLDYFSREDWSELAQLFKGGAVSAPSLEPLPLVANAG from the coding sequence ATGATCCCAGCGAAAATCTCCACAAAAGAAAGAATTCTAAACGAATCCAGAAGGCTATTCTTCGAAAAAGGGTACGAAACCACATCCATTCAGGATATTCTATCCGCTTTAGATATAGCTAAAGGCACCTTTTATCACCATTTTCAATCCAAAGAAGAACTTCTGGAAGAGATCGCCGTGCAATTTGCAAAAGAAGCACATGCGGCTATGCAAGCAGAGATTGGAGATTTAGGATCAGAAGGCAGCGGCCTGGATAAACTCCGCAGAGCACTCATTGTTGCAAGAAACTGGAAAAAAGGCAAATCGGAAGAAGTTCGCTTCCTTCTGGAATCCCTTTTCTCCGCAAGCAATCTTCAATTGAGAGATAAGATACGACGCAAATCCGTGGATTTAAGTTTTCCATTATTTGCTTCTTTGATAGTAGAAGGCCAGCAGGACGGATCACTCAGAAGTGAATTGAGAGCAGATCACTTGACTTCCATTATTTTTGACCTAAGCGATGCTTTAGGTGAAAAAGTTGCTTTCTATCTTTTAGGAAGAAGTAAAGAATCCGAGGCCGATCTATACGACTTGATGCTTTCTTATCACAAAACGATAGAAGATCTGCTCGGTTGCCCGGATGGCGGATTAGATTATTTTAGCAGAGAAGATTGGAGCGAACTCGCTCAACTTTTCAAAGGTGGTGCGGTTTCGGCCCCAAGCTTGGAACCTTTACCATTGGTTGCGAACGCAGGTTAA
- a CDS encoding S8 family serine peptidase, with the protein MNRKIIGITILVSALLSISCNKSTSSENWLNSLLTFSLSVGQQGSQLPTTSPEIVEMYADKFRSGEYQTNSASSPIFKVSASLSVSSEPVDFLPDQLKISLKEIELVSSEGTSTIQATFVDELDLLKAKQSPALILKRMGLESGFYKQIKLRLTSANGTAIRSGQQYPVVLSSDEIIIKQSSPFEIVNGLDANLILETDFSSLVFSPDTGYTFAPQITLKESNLALPFIQGVAIVKFKTKITKILKPEGYMGAGLESTDLILKKYGCGEIYPLSDNLGDLDPEASSAVGFDRTYLLVFGATMDILEVLFQLSADPNVEQVSLNNYVDSSVTSPNDPQASLYYGGQQIRYLNRIGAYDAWDISQGDPDMTIAVIDTGVDDGHPDLQGRVVQGPSVIFKSVILPIQIQGIVGTMPFIYTYPDYGPIFVPKQPIYGSSAHGTHVAGIIGATANNSTGGAGINWNSKVLSIPVFSYSSEANDLRTSDIQVAMGILEAARRGAKVINMSLGGEGFTYCMLGCQLQVFTNTAERDAVTYAYNKRIVIVASAGNENRSISTYPGTPEYRAAYPASFNEVISVGALDYFYSYNQRASFSNFGKVDISAPGTYIYSTVLENGYANYHGTSMAAPMVAAFASIILARSPDLHPSMVKEKMCNSATVLTNTNWHGCGRINIGATLTAMNAELPPPKITSNCGAPGQPACWSGMYLQSWNHQFTATGGTPPYVWSHVKGTLPGAAGSTKYNSSGYMWGPPTYWWGPGWTFEMKVTDANGNSDIRSFYFASTL; encoded by the coding sequence ATGAATCGGAAAATTATCGGAATAACAATCCTTGTCTCTGCGTTGTTATCTATTTCCTGTAATAAGTCGACATCTTCCGAGAATTGGCTGAATTCTCTTTTAACATTCAGCCTGTCCGTGGGGCAACAGGGTTCACAACTTCCGACCACTTCTCCGGAGATTGTGGAAATGTATGCAGACAAATTTCGATCCGGAGAATACCAGACTAACTCTGCTTCCTCCCCGATTTTCAAGGTTTCGGCCAGTCTTTCCGTAAGTTCCGAGCCTGTGGATTTTTTACCGGACCAATTAAAGATCTCTTTGAAAGAAATAGAATTGGTTTCCTCTGAGGGAACGAGCACGATACAGGCCACGTTCGTTGACGAATTGGATCTTTTAAAGGCAAAACAGAGTCCTGCTTTGATTCTAAAACGGATGGGATTGGAATCCGGCTTTTATAAACAAATCAAATTGAGACTTACTAGTGCGAACGGTACCGCGATCCGATCCGGACAACAATATCCGGTGGTTTTATCCAGTGACGAAATTATCATCAAACAGTCTTCTCCTTTCGAAATTGTAAACGGCTTGGATGCGAATCTGATTTTGGAGACCGATTTTAGTTCTTTAGTATTTTCTCCGGATACTGGTTACACCTTCGCTCCCCAAATCACATTAAAAGAATCTAATTTAGCTCTTCCTTTCATACAAGGAGTTGCAATTGTAAAATTCAAAACCAAGATCACTAAGATCCTCAAACCAGAAGGATATATGGGAGCCGGATTGGAATCCACGGATCTGATCCTGAAAAAATACGGCTGCGGTGAAATTTATCCTCTTTCCGATAATTTAGGCGATTTGGATCCCGAAGCGAGTTCTGCGGTAGGATTCGATAGAACCTATCTTTTGGTGTTCGGAGCTACGATGGATATTCTGGAAGTTCTGTTTCAACTGTCCGCGGATCCGAATGTGGAACAAGTTAGTTTGAATAATTATGTGGATTCCAGTGTTACTTCTCCGAATGATCCCCAAGCTTCTCTTTACTATGGCGGCCAGCAGATACGTTATCTAAATCGAATCGGAGCTTATGATGCCTGGGATATTAGCCAAGGCGATCCTGATATGACCATTGCCGTAATCGATACCGGAGTGGACGACGGGCATCCGGACCTTCAAGGACGAGTTGTTCAAGGTCCTTCGGTAATTTTTAAGTCCGTTATTCTTCCTATACAAATCCAGGGAATTGTAGGGACCATGCCTTTCATTTACACATATCCGGATTATGGTCCTATTTTTGTTCCGAAACAACCGATTTATGGAAGTTCGGCTCATGGAACTCATGTGGCGGGGATTATAGGGGCCACAGCGAATAATTCCACCGGAGGTGCTGGAATCAATTGGAATAGTAAGGTTCTTTCTATCCCTGTTTTCTCCTACTCTTCGGAAGCAAACGATTTGAGAACCAGCGATATACAAGTGGCCATGGGAATTCTTGAAGCTGCCAGAAGGGGAGCCAAGGTGATCAACATGAGTCTGGGCGGAGAAGGTTTCACATATTGTATGTTAGGTTGTCAACTACAGGTGTTTACGAATACCGCGGAACGGGATGCCGTTACTTACGCATATAATAAACGAATCGTGATTGTGGCATCCGCCGGGAATGAAAATAGATCGATTTCTACCTATCCGGGCACTCCGGAGTATCGTGCAGCATACCCTGCTAGTTTTAATGAAGTCATCTCCGTGGGCGCTTTGGATTATTTCTATAGTTATAATCAAAGAGCATCATTTTCAAATTTCGGAAAAGTTGATATTTCAGCGCCTGGAACTTATATCTATTCCACCGTTTTAGAGAACGGATATGCAAATTATCACGGGACCTCTATGGCGGCTCCTATGGTTGCCGCGTTTGCGAGTATCATCTTAGCCAGAAGTCCGGATCTTCACCCTAGTATGGTGAAAGAAAAAATGTGTAATAGTGCGACAGTTCTGACCAATACGAATTGGCATGGATGTGGAAGGATCAATATCGGCGCCACCTTGACTGCGATGAATGCAGAACTTCCTCCGCCTAAGATCACATCCAATTGTGGAGCACCAGGACAACCCGCATGTTGGTCCGGAATGTATTTACAATCATGGAACCATCAATTTACGGCTACGGGAGGAACTCCACCTTATGTTTGGAGTCACGTAAAAGGAACCTTACCGGGTGCCGCGGGTTCTACGAAATATAATAGTTCCGGTTATATGTGGGGCCCCCCAACTTATTGGTGGGGACCGGGTTGGACCTTCGAGATGAAGGTAACCGACGCAAACGGTAATTCGGATATCAGAAGTTTTTACTTTGCATCTACATTGTAG
- a CDS encoding cytidylyltransferase domain-containing protein, translating to MSGIHSTPKPKIRSLFAFIQARTGSTRFPKKVIRPIPPDSDKTILDHIHSRILKILPNSRIIYLIPEGDLELVSFLEKNGMNHFSGPLEDVRQRYILAAEKFKADAILRLTGDNPFYDTTHLDLLIQTFVESDSDLAYFKGLPLGTGGEVFRTSALLNLSDSQQEERHKEHVSIHIKEDPIQYKITSIPSLLTKEEGSRLANFRLTVDTPEDFETISGLLSQKSFESVGNFNTKEFLEWEKEDPSLFQKNLDVPQVKFNLPSPSQRTKGKIGVLVAPAKEFGSGHFSRTSLLYSFLPYKDWEPEWISAFPKDGEYDILLIDFRDIEIPIPYRKTKVLLLDHFGEDKKKYNFWDLLPHSENDQNFDWEQILIPPNLISSATNEEKSPAKEYGIFCYAGNLGKEESENLDRFLIQNSSQKRIRIGGTPPKTNEIEYFPRLSRVQYLQKLRSSEKFLGYFGQSVFEALYLRIPSATFSISPIHRELSSILEKYKIPFTDLSQETEFSLGTKTVGKNGYKVLLDKIDSIY from the coding sequence ATGAGTGGTATACATTCAACGCCTAAACCGAAGATCCGTTCTTTATTCGCTTTTATACAAGCGAGGACCGGATCCACAAGATTCCCTAAAAAAGTAATCCGTCCGATCCCTCCGGATTCGGATAAGACGATCTTAGATCATATCCATTCTCGAATTCTAAAGATCCTACCAAATTCCAGGATCATCTATCTGATCCCGGAAGGAGATTTAGAACTGGTATCTTTTTTAGAAAAGAATGGAATGAATCATTTCTCCGGCCCATTGGAAGATGTTCGCCAAAGGTATATTCTTGCCGCCGAAAAATTCAAAGCGGATGCGATCCTAAGACTGACCGGAGACAATCCATTTTACGATACAACCCATTTGGATCTACTCATCCAAACATTCGTAGAATCGGATTCCGATCTTGCTTATTTTAAAGGATTACCTCTCGGAACAGGAGGAGAAGTTTTTAGGACTTCTGCACTTCTAAATCTTTCAGACTCACAACAAGAAGAAAGACATAAAGAACATGTAAGCATTCATATCAAAGAAGATCCTATTCAATACAAGATCACTTCGATTCCGAGTTTATTAACAAAAGAAGAAGGTTCCAGATTAGCAAATTTCAGACTAACCGTGGACACTCCCGAAGATTTCGAAACAATCTCGGGTTTACTTTCTCAAAAATCTTTCGAGTCTGTTGGTAATTTTAATACAAAAGAATTTTTAGAATGGGAAAAGGAAGATCCTTCTCTATTCCAAAAGAATCTAGATGTTCCTCAGGTAAAATTTAATCTCCCTTCTCCGAGCCAAAGGACCAAAGGAAAAATTGGAGTATTGGTCGCTCCTGCAAAAGAATTCGGTTCAGGACATTTCTCCAGGACCTCTCTTTTGTATTCTTTTCTTCCTTATAAAGACTGGGAACCTGAATGGATCTCTGCATTTCCGAAAGACGGAGAATATGATATTCTTCTAATAGATTTTAGGGATATCGAGATCCCAATCCCTTATCGAAAAACAAAAGTGCTACTCTTAGATCATTTCGGAGAAGATAAAAAGAAGTATAATTTTTGGGACCTTCTTCCTCATTCGGAGAACGATCAAAATTTCGATTGGGAACAGATCTTAATTCCTCCGAATTTAATTTCCTCTGCAACGAATGAAGAAAAAAGTCCGGCCAAAGAATATGGAATTTTTTGTTACGCGGGAAACCTAGGAAAAGAAGAATCCGAAAATCTGGATCGTTTCCTAATCCAAAATTCCTCCCAAAAAAGGATCCGGATCGGAGGAACTCCTCCCAAAACAAATGAAATAGAATATTTTCCTAGACTTTCAAGAGTCCAATACTTACAGAAATTGAGATCTTCTGAAAAATTCTTAGGATATTTCGGCCAAAGCGTATTTGAGGCTCTTTATTTAAGAATACCGTCTGCAACTTTCTCCATTTCGCCGATTCATAGAGAACTTTCTTCTATTTTAGAAAAATATAAAATTCCATTCACAGATCTGAGCCAGGAAACGGAGTTTTCATTAGGAACAAAAACTGTAGGAAAGAATGGATATAAAGTTTTGTTAGATAAGATAGATTCTATTTATTAA
- a CDS encoding spiro-SPASM protein, translating into MKYPPQAIVFYLKEDLISVKGNIDQPNQLRYLELTLKKLSSVLKRIPVYSNRKIGTSEELKKIGTQLEYSDFIILESGSEADFFSKICDALPSSRTGDPEWDETCFLVFDGFAPLLDPSLTQELILRNEKYLAQYSYSENLPPGIVPRILSREFVRSLPAEYAGSTQDFLAKNINQFDTEIFYTSPDLRQWRLDFSANNPRSFRLLSSFLKEKENWKYDEIQSFLISRPEIFRSAPSYYEVELYRGCEYECNFCPRQNLKPEEDNITLDPQVLDKLLSQAENLGLPYSVCFGGLGEPTLHPKFTELVQKTLASSNLKELFIESALYGDLSGFIKLLSSLKEEEKKKVSLIVNLTTRDKKAYSGLYGKDNMDKVLQNLSEVSQVLPKSSIHLQFLKIQEVDLELDSWYEQAQKEGYEIILQKYNSYSDILPQRRASDLTPLGRDFCWHISRDIYLNADGQVSICKQTPGSKKHSIGNLNKDSLEQIWAKGNPFFTSSAKGEHESIPAPCLSCDEWYTFNA; encoded by the coding sequence ATGAAATATCCTCCCCAAGCTATCGTATTTTATCTAAAGGAAGATCTTATTTCCGTAAAAGGGAATATAGATCAACCGAACCAGCTTCGTTATTTAGAGCTTACGCTTAAAAAACTATCTTCCGTTCTAAAACGGATCCCAGTATATTCCAATAGGAAAATCGGGACTTCCGAAGAACTCAAAAAGATCGGCACTCAATTAGAATATTCTGATTTTATAATTTTAGAATCCGGATCAGAAGCCGATTTTTTTTCCAAGATCTGCGATGCCCTTCCTTCTTCCAGAACGGGAGATCCTGAATGGGACGAAACTTGTTTTCTAGTTTTTGACGGATTTGCACCTTTGCTGGATCCATCTCTTACTCAAGAATTGATTCTTCGTAATGAAAAGTATCTGGCACAATATTCTTATTCTGAAAATCTTCCTCCCGGCATTGTGCCTAGAATTCTTTCCAGAGAATTTGTCAGAAGTTTACCTGCAGAATATGCTGGTTCGACCCAGGACTTCTTAGCCAAAAATATAAACCAATTCGATACTGAAATTTTTTATACTTCTCCGGACCTAAGACAATGGAGATTGGATTTTTCCGCAAACAATCCCAGATCTTTCAGACTTTTATCCTCATTTTTAAAGGAGAAGGAAAACTGGAAGTATGATGAGATCCAATCCTTCCTAATTTCACGTCCTGAAATATTTCGCTCCGCTCCAAGTTATTACGAAGTGGAATTATACAGAGGTTGCGAATACGAATGTAATTTCTGTCCTAGGCAAAATCTAAAACCAGAAGAAGATAATATAACATTAGATCCTCAAGTTTTAGATAAACTTTTATCTCAGGCAGAAAACTTAGGACTCCCCTATAGTGTATGTTTTGGCGGATTAGGAGAACCTACACTCCATCCAAAATTTACCGAGCTTGTCCAAAAAACTTTGGCATCCTCCAATCTAAAGGAATTGTTCATAGAGTCCGCTTTATACGGTGATCTTTCCGGCTTTATCAAATTACTATCTTCTTTAAAAGAAGAAGAAAAGAAGAAGGTCAGCTTGATCGTAAACCTGACCACCAGAGATAAAAAGGCTTATTCAGGGCTTTATGGAAAGGATAATATGGATAAGGTTTTACAAAATCTGTCAGAGGTTTCCCAAGTATTACCAAAATCCTCCATTCATCTTCAATTCCTGAAAATTCAAGAAGTGGATCTTGAATTGGATTCCTGGTATGAGCAGGCACAAAAAGAAGGATACGAAATCATTTTACAAAAATATAATTCTTATTCGGATATCCTTCCTCAGCGTAGAGCCTCGGATCTTACACCTTTGGGAAGAGACTTCTGCTGGCATATTTCCCGAGATATATATTTGAACGCAGACGGCCAAGTTTCTATCTGCAAACAAACTCCAGGCTCTAAAAAACATTCCATAGGAAATCTAAATAAGGATTCTTTGGAACAAATTTGGGCAAAGGGAAATCCGTTCTTTACTTCTTCCGCAAAAGGGGAACACGAATCTATTCCTGCCCCTTGCCTTTCCTGCGATGAGTGGTATACATTCAACGCCTAA
- a CDS encoding putative peptidyl-prolyl cis-trans isomerase → MLGIFPESSASFSRKLALFSGILSLSIFTSEIRPAESLDKIIATVGSQSISDLDFDDAQEKYQKLTKYLKNEDMRKSLRTRIIDFLIDRAVVDSIAEDESIQVNEKRLESEIEKRMEFMGITSRKQFEKAVESSSGMSYELWYTELPYQIKKTQLMQYKVPNHPPSDKDIRSWYAQNREKVGFEVQYRQIAISPNNDSITEESRIHKEATEIKKNVLSDPASFGLIAASPRNTDANLRARKGLMDWVSSFELYKTNRSVAVALSSIPVGSVSEVFRDERKRYCIVKVEGKRPTPLENVRQGIVNLLSREKEDENFIKWVRESRSTVPIQIFDEVYKKENKIPDQQETLNLD, encoded by the coding sequence GTGTTAGGAATTTTTCCCGAATCCTCAGCTTCATTTTCGCGTAAACTCGCCTTATTCTCCGGTATACTTTCTCTAAGTATATTTACTTCAGAGATCCGTCCCGCTGAGTCCCTAGATAAGATTATCGCTACCGTCGGAAGCCAATCCATTAGCGATTTAGATTTCGATGACGCTCAGGAAAAATACCAAAAATTAACAAAGTACCTCAAAAACGAGGACATGAGAAAATCTCTACGCACTCGTATCATAGATTTTTTGATAGATAGAGCCGTTGTGGATTCAATTGCTGAAGATGAATCCATCCAAGTGAATGAAAAAAGGCTCGAAAGTGAGATCGAAAAAAGAATGGAGTTTATGGGAATTACATCCCGTAAACAATTCGAAAAAGCCGTTGAGTCCAGCTCGGGAATGTCTTACGAACTTTGGTATACCGAACTTCCTTACCAGATCAAAAAAACTCAGTTAATGCAATACAAGGTGCCGAACCATCCGCCTTCCGATAAAGATATCCGTTCCTGGTATGCTCAGAACAGAGAGAAGGTAGGATTCGAAGTCCAATACAGACAGATCGCAATCTCCCCTAATAATGATTCCATCACGGAAGAATCCAGGATCCACAAAGAAGCGACCGAGATCAAAAAGAATGTTCTATCTGATCCAGCATCCTTCGGTTTGATCGCAGCTTCTCCTAGAAATACGGACGCAAACTTAAGAGCCAGAAAAGGACTTATGGATTGGGTCTCTTCTTTCGAATTATATAAAACGAATCGTTCAGTTGCTGTGGCATTATCTAGTATCCCAGTCGGTTCAGTTTCGGAAGTATTCAGAGACGAAAGAAAACGTTATTGTATAGTTAAGGTAGAAGGTAAAAGGCCAACTCCTTTAGAAAACGTACGCCAGGGGATTGTAAATCTTCTTAGTCGCGAAAAAGAAGACGAAAATTTTATAAAATGGGTGAGAGAATCCAGGTCCACTGTGCCGATACAGATCTTCGACGAAGTTTATAAAAAAGAGAACAAGATCCCGGACCAACAAGAAACCTTGAACTTGGATTAA